The Streptomyces sp. NBC_01268 genome segment CACGCACGAGTTCGGAGGGGCGCCCCTCGACATCGACGTCCACGACATCGACGCCCGCCCGTCGAAGGGCGAACCCGCGCACCAGCACTACGACTTCCAGTACGTCTTCCGCCTGACACCCGACGCCCCGGACCTCGCCCTGCAGGAGGAGGAGATCGCGGGGGCGGTCTGGCTGCCTCAGGACGAGGTCCGATCACCGACTCTGCGCATGAAGCTGCGGGACGCCGCCTTGGACGGCACGATCACCCCGGTGAACGCGTCGGCGCGCGGGGTCGACTCCGGCACGACCTCGTGCACACCCTGGCGCGCCGCGCGACGGCTGGGCACAGAGGGTGACGCACACAGCCGGCCGGCCCCGGTCCGCCTCGACACCACGGAGAGAGCATTGTCCAGCTCTACAACGAACGACAGCGGCACGCGGCCCGACCTGGCTCAAGAGCTCCTGGCACGGGCGGCAGCCGATCAGAAGGCCGGGCATCAGGGCGACGGCCCCGCGATCCGACGTGTCGACGCCGCCAACACCGCGTGGCTCCAGCACGTCGTCACCGCCTTCGGCTGGCCGGTCCGGAGCCTGGTCGGCGAGGCGGCGTCCGAAGCGGCCTGGCTCCTTGCCCAGCACGCCGACCGCGACCCCGCGTTTCAAGAATCCGCCCTCGCCCTGATGGTCGAAGCGGCCGCACACGGAGAAGTCCCCGGCCGGCACCTCGCCTATCTCACCGACCGCTGCCAAGTCGCCAGGGGCGAGGCCCAGACCTACGGAACACAGTACGGGCCAGGCCCAGACGGCCGGCTGGCTCTGCAGCGGGTCATCGACCCCGCCGGCCTCGACGAACGGCGTGCGAGCGTCGGACTGGGACCGCACGCCGAGTACGCCGCGCTGATCAATGAGCGGTACGGATCCACCTGACCGCCCGCCCCGCCATCGTGCGGCCTGCCCGCCCCCGCCATCGTGCGGCCTGCCCACCCACCAGAGAGAAGGCCCTGATGACCACCAGCCTGTCCACCGCGAGCAGTGCCTACTGGGAGCCCCTCTGGGCCGACGGCCGACGCTACCGGCAGTTGTGCGAGGCCGAGTTGCGGCTGATGTCCGAACACCTCGGTCCCGGCGCAGGCCGCCCCGCCCTCGACATCGGCAGCGGCGACGGCACCCTGGCCCGGTACCTCCACCACGAGCGCGGCTACCGCACGACCGGCATCGACTGCTCCCCCAGCGCGGTCGCGCTCGCCGCATCCCGCGACACCGTCCCCGGGCCGTCCTGGAGGTGCCTCGACATCACCACCGATGCCCTCGCCACCCTGCCGAACCCGGCCTACGCTCTGATCACTTGCCGTTTGGTGTACCGGTGGATGGAAGACAAGCCGACGTTCCTCGACCGCGTGCGCCGCCTCCTCGCGCCCGGTGGGACGTTCTGGGTCGTCACCGAAATCGCGGGCCGCCGCAGGACCACCGACTCGGCTCTCCTGCGGCTCGGGATTCAGCCCGCGGACGCCGAGCTGCTGACGGCCGGCTGGTCCGCGATGCGTACCGCCGACCTCGACGTCCTGCGCTGCTACGCCCTACGCCCCTGACCCTTGCCGCTCGATGCGCAGCAGGCAGCCCCGCGCGCCCACAGAGGTGGCCCCGATGCCGATACCCACGCCGCTGACCGCCCGTCCGTGGCGTGGGCCATCGCCGGAGGCGATGGCCCGGGGGACGTTGTCTAGGAGGAGGCGGGGAAGGACTTCAGCCAGGTTCCGTCGCCCTGGGCGATGGCGTTGGTGTACCCGCAGTCGTCGGCCTGGGCGGCGGCTCCGGGGTAGGCCACCTCGACGGCGACCTTGGGGAAGTCCTTGATGAACGCCGCGACCGCGATCCTGCCCTCCTTCACGGGCCCGCGTTCGCAGTCGAGCCTGACGGTGCCCCGTTCGATGCCCTGGATCCATTGCCGGAAGGACTGCGGGCGCATCAGCGGTTCGGGCACCATCTGGGCGCTGAGGTCCAGGGCGATCCCGTCGAGCACGGCGGTCACCTCGTCGAGCGGTA includes the following:
- a CDS encoding SAM-dependent methyltransferase, with protein sequence MTTSLSTASSAYWEPLWADGRRYRQLCEAELRLMSEHLGPGAGRPALDIGSGDGTLARYLHHERGYRTTGIDCSPSAVALAASRDTVPGPSWRCLDITTDALATLPNPAYALITCRLVYRWMEDKPTFLDRVRRLLAPGGTFWVVTEIAGRRRTTDSALLRLGIQPADAELLTAGWSAMRTADLDVLRCYALRP
- a CDS encoding NUDIX hydrolase — translated: MPPSVDHIRCTVADYLGRHPSERIALSGLLSTLDSGSDPTSRGTLPGHVTCSAVVLDADRRILHIAHRASGLLLTPGGHVDSGDDTLLAAALRELQEETGIPAACLALTHEFGGAPLDIDVHDIDARPSKGEPAHQHYDFQYVFRLTPDAPDLALQEEEIAGAVWLPQDEVRSPTLRMKLRDAALDGTITPVNASARGVDSGTTSCTPWRAARRLGTEGDAHSRPAPVRLDTTERALSSSTTNDSGTRPDLAQELLARAAADQKAGHQGDGPAIRRVDAANTAWLQHVVTAFGWPVRSLVGEAASEAAWLLAQHADRDPAFQESALALMVEAAAHGEVPGRHLAYLTDRCQVARGEAQTYGTQYGPGPDGRLALQRVIDPAGLDERRASVGLGPHAEYAALINERYGST